From one Vibrio neonatus genomic stretch:
- a CDS encoding LytS/YhcK type 5TM receptor domain-containing protein produces MYIEQLMMLLAVVERASLLLMALYFLTHTQIFQAIITKQSRSSMELTILTLFFTLFAIFSTYTGVNVEGSLVNVRIISIVSGGILFGPWVGIPVGLISGVHRYLIDLNGPSSIPCLITSVFAGLLASWVHIRANYAHYAKYGVLVAAICEVMTMGLIIILNDDKVLAYSIVHAIALPMIIGALCVSLIIKWLQDTESEKDKVAAYQAKQALKVANQTLPFIRQNTGDALKKVCDIIRAETYADAVAITDTKDVQVYVGYGEEQFYNHHTQVSLMTLKAIQNNTIIESNDIREHAFRSLMIIPLSENGQVTGTLKIFFSKPHQITLSLHEMAIGLSQLISTQLEVAKVEQLKVMANEAEFGALQNKINPHFLFNTLNAISTLIRIEPDRARDLVGKLAGFMRFNLENVAEMIPLEAELQQVDDYVSIEKARFGTKLTVQFDIDDVAVSVPPLIIQPLVENAIGHGIVPKGSGGTVSISVKQQDDRVKITVCDDGVGIPQTVIDGVQAGTLDSKRIGLNNVHQRIKLLYGQGLDIQRLNSLFQDQELQDQGLQNQKRQNPESPVSGTQISFTIPLGATL; encoded by the coding sequence ATGTATATTGAACAACTGATGATGTTACTAGCGGTCGTCGAGCGAGCCTCTTTGCTGTTAATGGCGCTGTATTTTCTGACTCATACGCAAATTTTTCAGGCCATCATTACTAAACAAAGTCGCAGTAGTATGGAACTGACCATACTGACGTTGTTTTTTACCCTCTTTGCGATTTTCAGCACTTATACCGGGGTTAATGTCGAAGGTTCGTTGGTGAACGTGCGTATTATCTCTATTGTTTCTGGCGGTATTTTGTTTGGCCCTTGGGTCGGTATTCCAGTAGGGCTAATTTCTGGTGTGCACCGTTATCTTATTGATCTAAATGGCCCCTCTTCGATTCCTTGCCTTATCACCAGTGTATTCGCCGGACTGTTAGCCTCGTGGGTACATATTCGAGCCAATTACGCTCACTATGCCAAATATGGCGTGTTGGTCGCCGCAATATGTGAAGTGATGACCATGGGGTTAATTATCATTCTAAATGACGATAAAGTGCTGGCGTATTCGATTGTGCATGCCATTGCTCTACCTATGATCATCGGCGCTTTGTGCGTAAGTCTGATTATTAAGTGGCTACAAGATACCGAAAGTGAAAAAGATAAAGTCGCGGCCTATCAAGCCAAGCAAGCATTAAAAGTAGCGAACCAAACTCTGCCTTTCATTCGCCAAAATACGGGCGATGCCCTAAAGAAAGTGTGCGATATTATTCGCGCCGAAACCTATGCCGATGCGGTGGCAATTACCGATACTAAAGATGTGCAGGTGTATGTGGGCTATGGTGAAGAGCAGTTTTATAATCATCACACTCAGGTCAGTTTGATGACCTTAAAAGCGATTCAAAACAACACCATCATAGAAAGCAACGACATCCGCGAGCATGCCTTTCGTTCGTTGATGATTATCCCATTATCCGAAAATGGACAAGTCACTGGCACACTGAAAATCTTCTTTAGTAAGCCCCATCAAATTACACTATCGCTACATGAAATGGCGATTGGTTTATCACAACTTATCTCCACACAATTGGAAGTGGCTAAAGTTGAACAACTTAAAGTGATGGCTAATGAAGCCGAGTTTGGTGCACTGCAAAACAAAATAAACCCGCACTTTTTGTTCAACACCTTAAATGCTATCTCAACACTTATTCGTATTGAACCAGATAGAGCTCGCGATTTAGTCGGTAAACTGGCCGGATTTATGCGCTTTAACCTAGAGAATGTGGCGGAAATGATTCCACTTGAAGCTGAACTGCAACAAGTCGACGACTATGTATCGATTGAAAAAGCCCGCTTTGGTACCAAGCTAACCGTACAATTTGATATCGATGATGTGGCTGTCTCTGTGCCACCTTTGATTATTCAGCCGTTAGTGGAAAATGCCATCGGCCACGGCATAGTGCCAAAAGGCAGTGGCGGCACGGTAAGCATTTCGGTAAAACAGCAAGATGATCGCGTTAAAATCACCGTCTGTGATGATGGCGTAGGAATACCACAAACCGTAATAGATGGTGTGCAAGCCGGCACTTTAGATTCAAAGCGCATCGGTTTAAATAATGTGCATCAGCGCATTAAACTCTTGTATGGGCAAGGTTTGGATATTCAGCGCCTTAATTCTCTATTTCAGGATCAGGAGCTTCAAGATCAGGGGCTTCAAAACCAGAAGCGTCAAAATCCAGAGTCTCCAGTATCCGGTACTCAAATCTCATTCACTATTCCATTGGGAGCAACACTGTGA
- a CDS encoding LytR/AlgR family response regulator transcription factor, with product MKTAIVVEDEYLACEELKYLIRKYSDLNIIAEFSDGLQALEFLQSTQVDVAFLDINIPSINGMILAKSLYNSKSQPAIIFTTAYKEHAAEAFEIEAFDYLLKPYTEDRVEKTLNKLTTELADSDAPSLASDSSVNLYQGSRIRVIEVNDILFASANGKITDIETLHGAFTSPMMLSEFVEKVDNAKFFKAHRSYWVNLEKIEEITPWHSGTYRLKCKGVATQIPVSRSNIKEFRERMGL from the coding sequence GTGAAAACCGCCATCGTAGTAGAAGATGAATATTTGGCCTGTGAAGAGCTTAAATACTTAATTCGCAAATACAGCGACTTAAACATCATTGCTGAATTTAGCGATGGATTACAGGCATTGGAGTTTTTGCAATCCACACAGGTTGATGTGGCGTTTTTAGACATTAATATTCCTTCAATCAACGGCATGATTTTGGCTAAAAGCCTGTATAACTCTAAATCTCAGCCCGCCATTATTTTTACCACTGCCTATAAAGAGCACGCCGCTGAGGCCTTTGAAATTGAAGCCTTTGATTACCTGCTCAAGCCCTATACCGAAGATCGCGTCGAAAAAACACTGAATAAGCTCACCACTGAATTAGCCGATAGCGACGCACCGAGTCTAGCCTCTGACAGCAGCGTCAATCTGTATCAAGGTAGCCGTATTCGAGTCATTGAAGTCAACGATATTCTGTTTGCCTCGGCCAACGGTAAAATCACCGATATCGAAACCCTACACGGCGCGTTTACCTCGCCGATGATGCTCAGTGAATTTGTAGAAAAAGTCGATAACGCTAAATTCTTTAAAGCGCACCGCTCTTATTGGGTAAACTTAGAAAAAATAGAAGAAATCACCCCGTGGCACAGCGGTACTTATCGTTTGAAATGCAAAGGCGTAGCGACACAAATTCCAGTGAGTCGCTCTAATATCAAAGAGTTTCGTGAACGTATGGGCTTGTAA
- a CDS encoding OFA family MFS transporter produces the protein MSTTLRSRDKWSTLLGTVLIEFALGSVYTWSLFNAHLADKLDEPVKQVAFSFGLLSLALAVASSLSGKLQERFGIKKVIAFSGLLLGASLYLTSVASSLTALYVCAGFLVGFADGTGYLLALTNCIKFFPNNKGIASACAIGAYGLGSLGFKYINMYSLTHFGLSYSFEVWGVTAMVLVLIGAMLVKDAPKQTAQNSANAESHHHLTLQEALKKPQFYMLALMFTTVCMSGLYAIGIAKDIGQNYVHLSMDIAATAVSVIAVANLGGRVVLGVLSDKITRVYVITIALVICLAGVSVLMFIPPTQNTFYWSLACIAFSFGGTITVYPSLVSDFFGLEHVAKNYGLIYLGFGIGSFAGSVIASLFGGFLATFHVMLALILVSIVLSIIIKKPNRQLAIA, from the coding sequence ATGAGCACTACTCTTCGCTCTCGCGACAAATGGTCGACGTTACTCGGCACCGTTTTAATTGAATTTGCATTAGGCTCTGTTTACACATGGAGCTTATTTAACGCCCATCTGGCAGACAAATTGGACGAACCCGTTAAGCAAGTGGCGTTCTCATTTGGTCTGCTCAGCCTTGCACTAGCGGTCGCATCATCGCTATCGGGTAAACTACAAGAACGCTTTGGTATCAAAAAAGTCATCGCGTTTTCTGGGCTGTTGCTTGGGGCGAGTCTGTACCTTACCTCTGTTGCTTCTAGCTTAACTGCGCTTTATGTGTGCGCGGGTTTCCTCGTGGGTTTTGCCGACGGTACTGGCTATCTGTTGGCCCTCACCAACTGCATTAAGTTCTTCCCTAACAACAAAGGCATTGCGTCTGCCTGCGCGATTGGCGCGTACGGTTTGGGCAGTCTGGGCTTTAAATACATTAATATGTATTCACTGACTCACTTTGGTTTGTCGTACTCATTTGAAGTATGGGGCGTCACTGCAATGGTACTCGTGTTAATTGGCGCTATGTTAGTGAAAGATGCGCCAAAACAAACTGCGCAAAACAGCGCGAATGCTGAATCTCATCACCATTTAACTCTGCAAGAAGCGCTCAAGAAACCTCAGTTTTACATGCTAGCGCTGATGTTTACCACTGTATGTATGTCGGGCTTATACGCTATCGGGATTGCCAAAGACATCGGTCAAAACTACGTACACCTATCCATGGACATCGCCGCAACTGCCGTCTCTGTGATCGCCGTTGCCAACTTAGGCGGACGTGTCGTACTTGGGGTACTATCAGACAAAATTACACGCGTGTACGTCATTACCATTGCATTGGTTATCTGCCTTGCTGGGGTGAGCGTTCTAATGTTCATTCCGCCAACACAAAATACCTTCTATTGGTCACTGGCCTGTATTGCATTTAGCTTTGGCGGAACCATCACCGTATATCCGTCTTTGGTGAGCGACTTCTTTGGCTTAGAACATGTTGCGAAAAACTACGGCTTAATTTACCTAGGTTTTGGTATCGGCAGTTTTGCAGGTTCGGTTATTGCCTCACTATTTGGCGGATTCTTAGCCACCTTCCACGTAATGTTGGCGCTTATTTTGGTTTCGATTGTGCTCTCTATCATTATCAAAAAACCAAACCGTCAGCTTGCGATCGCTTAA
- a CDS encoding DUF3299 domain-containing protein: MDVKKCICLLFLLFTLNVFANSAIASTAITVDWDNLRPAAEPNPIVLPELSREHLSKIQNVFTLMHSTEPADEEQLTALLAELKQDNIDAIELLKMREAYIEAQKLASQSLTTEFDGKNVRIPGFLVPIQFSDAMVATEFLLVPVAGACIHMPPPPANQIVRVSYTKGYAMRTVQYPVWVEGVMQSSLTTEDVYIVDGTSNISMGYQLQASMVMDYH, from the coding sequence ATGGATGTTAAAAAGTGTATTTGTCTTCTATTTTTGTTGTTCACTTTAAACGTATTTGCCAATAGTGCGATTGCCAGCACTGCCATTACAGTCGATTGGGATAACCTAAGACCTGCGGCTGAGCCCAATCCTATTGTGCTTCCAGAGCTGAGTCGTGAGCATTTAAGTAAAATACAAAACGTGTTTACTTTGATGCACTCCACTGAGCCCGCAGATGAAGAACAGCTAACGGCGCTGCTAGCAGAGCTCAAGCAAGACAATATTGATGCCATTGAACTGCTAAAAATGCGTGAGGCGTACATTGAAGCGCAAAAACTCGCCTCACAGTCTCTTACCACCGAATTTGATGGTAAAAACGTGCGCATCCCCGGATTTTTAGTGCCCATTCAATTCTCTGATGCCATGGTCGCCACTGAGTTTTTATTGGTGCCAGTGGCAGGGGCGTGCATTCATATGCCTCCTCCGCCTGCCAATCAAATTGTGCGAGTGTCATATACCAAAGGCTACGCTATGCGAACGGTGCAATATCCCGTGTGGGTGGAAGGCGTAATGCAATCCTCATTAACCACAGAGGATGTCTATATCGTAGATGGCACGAGCAATATTTCGATGGGCTATCAGTTACAGGCTTCTATGGTGATGGATTACCATTGA
- a CDS encoding metal-dependent hydrolase family protein produces MKKVVLTSTLALMTSMALATEQAATEQAPLPQTVFKNVDIFNGTENKLYENHHVLIEGNKIKSISGDEITVRDDALIIDGKGKTLTPGFIENHAHLMLMGPSLPAMESGKTWEDFAIHGSRMAQMYLMQGFTTVRDAGGANGGLRRAIDAGEIIGPRYYPSGAFLSTRGGHADFANYSAPVGQESNFTRLNMAQEVDSVGDVKKYARNNFRMGATQLKYMQSGGVVSAFDPWQLLAGSPEELSAAVAVAESYGSYVMAHSYRKEAILGALDAGVMSIEHGFSFDCEIAEVMNDKGAYITTNLTAFDPGLMDIPAIKNVPSSYRKAKSATESFKNYIPNMKKCPVKRGFQTDCVGSVDACNIQIAYEKKLNNDFFGPYESLKTLTSIGGEIATLTGDFTNPYPEAKLGVIEVGAYADVLLLDGNPLQDFSVVGTGDKWFGAEKRVDSPETIQLIMKDGVIYKNTL; encoded by the coding sequence ATGAAAAAAGTTGTATTAACATCAACACTCGCGCTGATGACCTCTATGGCGTTGGCTACTGAACAAGCGGCTACTGAACAAGCGCCGCTGCCGCAGACGGTATTTAAAAATGTAGATATTTTTAATGGTACAGAAAACAAACTGTATGAAAATCATCATGTTTTGATTGAAGGGAATAAAATCAAAAGCATTTCTGGCGACGAAATTACTGTCCGTGACGATGCACTTATAATTGATGGTAAGGGAAAAACGCTCACTCCAGGCTTTATTGAAAACCACGCTCACTTAATGTTAATGGGCCCAAGTTTGCCAGCGATGGAGTCAGGTAAAACCTGGGAAGACTTTGCCATACACGGCTCGCGCATGGCGCAAATGTATCTTATGCAAGGCTTTACCACAGTGCGAGATGCTGGCGGTGCAAATGGTGGCTTGCGCCGCGCCATTGATGCCGGTGAGATTATTGGACCGCGTTATTATCCGTCAGGCGCCTTTTTGAGTACTCGCGGAGGGCACGCTGATTTTGCCAACTATTCTGCACCAGTAGGTCAAGAGTCGAACTTTACTCGCCTGAATATGGCGCAAGAGGTAGATAGCGTAGGGGATGTTAAAAAATACGCGCGTAATAACTTTCGCATGGGCGCCACTCAGCTCAAATACATGCAATCTGGCGGCGTAGTCTCAGCGTTTGACCCATGGCAATTACTTGCAGGTTCACCAGAAGAATTATCTGCGGCGGTCGCGGTGGCTGAAAGCTACGGCAGTTACGTAATGGCGCACTCTTACCGTAAAGAAGCCATTTTAGGCGCACTTGATGCGGGCGTCATGTCCATTGAGCATGGCTTTTCGTTTGACTGTGAGATTGCCGAGGTGATGAACGACAAAGGTGCGTATATCACCACCAACTTAACCGCTTTTGATCCGGGCCTGATGGATATCCCCGCCATTAAAAACGTCCCTTCGAGTTATCGCAAAGCGAAGTCTGCTACCGAGTCTTTTAAAAACTACATTCCGAACATGAAAAAGTGTCCGGTTAAGCGCGGTTTTCAAACCGACTGTGTAGGCTCTGTCGACGCTTGTAATATCCAAATTGCCTACGAGAAAAAGCTTAACAATGACTTTTTTGGCCCGTATGAATCATTAAAAACCTTGACCTCAATCGGCGGTGAAATTGCCACGCTAACGGGCGACTTCACTAACCCTTACCCAGAGGCAAAATTAGGTGTGATTGAAGTAGGAGCGTATGCCGATGTATTGCTACTGGATGGCAACCCACTGCAAGACTTTTCAGTGGTGGGTACAGGTGATAAATGGTTTGGCGCGGAAAAACGTGTGGACAGTCCAGAGACTATTCAGCTGATCATGAAAGATGGCGTGATTTACAAAAATACCTTATAG
- a CDS encoding nickel/cobalt transporter, whose amino-acid sequence MKINKITPLEVSQPIFQQKPLSAPLAQAKVSMSKSMLVIAVVLALVVVALWFLWPVILLNSIHLQKESLDYLTEQFYSGDSKADFIILGVCFLYGMLHSLGPGHGKVVVSTYLATNETRLKAGIFITMCSAVVQALVAVGLVSTFVFVFHQTMRKLNTTVSELATYSGVLVALLGIQLIYSAVKYLYASSKANQHHQHGDNCACGHKHSANAAELNTISKPKEYLMIILSIGLRPCSGAILVLFFANLTHLYWLGVIGAFLMAIGTAITTSSIAFLTVTGRKFIQYYTKSTRSSISVVLPTLVKCLAGLFLIVLGVLLIVIPSYGMSPIFS is encoded by the coding sequence ATGAAAATAAATAAAATCACTCCCCTTGAGGTATCGCAGCCGATTTTTCAACAAAAGCCACTATCTGCACCACTGGCTCAAGCAAAAGTGAGCATGTCTAAATCTATGCTGGTGATTGCTGTCGTGTTGGCACTTGTTGTTGTGGCGTTATGGTTTTTGTGGCCAGTCATTTTACTCAACAGCATCCATCTGCAAAAAGAGTCATTGGATTATCTGACGGAGCAGTTTTATAGCGGTGATAGCAAAGCTGATTTCATTATATTAGGCGTGTGCTTTTTATATGGGATGTTGCACTCGTTAGGCCCTGGGCATGGCAAAGTGGTGGTCAGCACCTATTTGGCAACCAATGAAACGCGACTTAAAGCGGGCATCTTTATCACCATGTGTTCTGCGGTTGTGCAGGCACTTGTTGCGGTAGGTTTGGTCAGCACGTTTGTTTTTGTGTTTCATCAAACTATGCGCAAGCTCAATACCACAGTCAGTGAATTAGCCACCTACAGCGGCGTATTGGTAGCTCTATTGGGCATTCAGCTTATCTATAGCGCGGTTAAGTATCTGTATGCGTCGAGTAAAGCCAATCAGCATCATCAACATGGCGACAACTGTGCTTGCGGGCACAAACACTCAGCGAATGCTGCTGAATTAAATACTATCTCGAAGCCGAAAGAGTACTTAATGATTATCTTGAGTATAGGGTTAAGACCGTGCTCTGGAGCTATCTTAGTGCTGTTCTTTGCAAACTTAACGCATCTGTATTGGCTTGGGGTCATCGGCGCTTTTTTAATGGCGATAGGCACAGCCATAACCACGTCCAGTATCGCTTTTTTAACGGTCACCGGACGAAAATTTATCCAGTATTACACCAAATCAACGCGTTCTAGTATCAGCGTTGTATTGCCAACATTAGTGAAATGTCTGGCCGGACTCTTTTTGATCGTGCTTGGGGTGTTACTGATAGTGATACCTAGCTATGGGATGTCCCCGATTTTTTCATAG
- a CDS encoding DUF1007 family protein, which translates to MHPIKPTFRTVLVTLLLWLFCQSAVAHPHSWIDTKTQILGNSQAIDGFKMEWTFDRMTTAYLFDGEDMSPEHRQQTLNTISASVIDNMRPSHDFTYLDEGKHSFKYQQVTDAKLKEVKGKAILSFTLLLNKPYLFDGKKLALRIFDPSYYVDMSWRAASDVQFASTLAPYCSSSLIEPHPTASQVNKAMSIPVDATPDTQLGKVFTQTLSFSCKHGQLPK; encoded by the coding sequence ATGCATCCTATCAAACCGACATTCCGAACTGTATTAGTTACCCTGTTGCTGTGGCTATTTTGCCAGTCAGCTGTGGCTCATCCGCACTCGTGGATAGATACTAAGACGCAAATACTAGGCAATAGCCAAGCTATTGATGGTTTTAAGATGGAATGGACGTTTGATAGGATGACGACTGCGTATTTGTTCGATGGTGAAGATATGTCGCCCGAACATCGACAACAGACGTTGAACACAATTTCAGCCTCTGTGATTGATAACATGCGGCCTTCACATGACTTCACTTATTTAGATGAAGGCAAACACTCTTTCAAATATCAACAAGTCACTGATGCGAAGTTAAAGGAAGTTAAAGGCAAAGCGATTTTGAGCTTTACCTTGCTGTTAAACAAACCTTATCTATTTGATGGCAAAAAGCTCGCTTTGCGTATTTTTGACCCTTCTTATTATGTGGATATGTCTTGGCGAGCCGCTAGTGACGTACAATTTGCCAGTACTCTTGCCCCTTATTGCTCTTCATCTTTGATTGAGCCGCATCCAACGGCTTCGCAAGTCAATAAAGCCATGTCGATACCCGTTGACGCTACTCCTGATACCCAATTGGGCAAAGTATTTACCCAAACACTGAGCTTTAGTTGTAAACATGGACAGTTGCCAAAATGA
- a CDS encoding metal ABC transporter solute-binding protein, Zn/Mn family codes for MKLLKLASVTLAIAASSTAMAGTVNAVASFSVLGDIVQQVGGEHVQVTTLIGAESDPHSFSPAPQDSVTLNKADVVFVSGLGLEGWMDRLVKASGYKGEVVTASNGIQTRSMIDDGEKIIDPHAWNSMANGVTYATNVMNALIKADPEDADYFKQHGEQYIKQLSDLNDWAVTTFNAIPREKRKVLTSHDAFGYFGAQYNVDFLAPQGYSTESEASAQHIAELINQIKSEGVKVYFMEDQTDPRLVKQVAAASGAKEGGELYPEALSLTDEANTYAKAFKHNVTVIANSMK; via the coding sequence ATGAAACTATTAAAACTTGCAAGTGTCACTTTGGCTATTGCAGCAAGCAGCACCGCTATGGCGGGAACAGTCAATGCAGTGGCGAGCTTCTCTGTATTGGGTGATATCGTGCAGCAAGTTGGCGGCGAACACGTGCAGGTAACCACTTTAATTGGCGCTGAAAGCGACCCTCATTCATTTTCTCCTGCACCGCAAGACAGCGTGACTTTAAACAAAGCTGACGTTGTATTTGTTAGCGGCTTGGGCTTAGAAGGTTGGATGGATCGCTTAGTAAAAGCCTCTGGCTATAAAGGCGAGGTCGTGACTGCATCGAACGGCATTCAAACTCGTAGCATGATTGATGATGGTGAAAAGATCATTGATCCTCACGCATGGAACAGCATGGCAAACGGTGTAACGTACGCCACTAACGTAATGAATGCGTTGATCAAAGCAGATCCGGAAGATGCAGATTACTTTAAGCAGCACGGCGAGCAGTACATCAAACAATTGTCTGATCTTAATGACTGGGCCGTAACTACGTTCAACGCCATTCCAAGAGAAAAACGCAAAGTGCTGACTAGCCATGACGCGTTTGGTTATTTTGGCGCGCAATACAATGTGGATTTCCTAGCACCACAAGGCTACTCAACAGAGTCTGAAGCCAGTGCTCAACATATTGCTGAACTTATCAATCAGATCAAATCTGAAGGAGTAAAAGTTTACTTTATGGAAGACCAAACCGACCCGCGTTTAGTTAAGCAAGTGGCGGCGGCAAGTGGCGCGAAAGAGGGCGGTGAGCTGTACCCAGAAGCACTGTCTTTGACTGACGAGGCAAATACTTACGCGAAAGCCTTTAAACATAACGTAACTGTTATCGCCAATAGCATGAAGTAG
- a CDS encoding metal ABC transporter permease gives MSIHILDAYCQFGFMRRSLVACVVLSFSLPPLGIFLLLRRMSLVGDALSHAVLPGVAIGYLFAGMSLFYMGVGGFFAGLFVALTSSWISKRAKLSEDSTFAGLYLGSLALGVILVSYRKNSIDLLHLLFGSLLAVDNGALVFIGVVVSITLLTLAICYRAIVYESFNSSFFSIYSSRYSIYIHALFMGLVVLNLIAGFQVLGTLMSVGLMMLPAISARCWTDRLPHMLMISIVFGMVSSLLGLSWSWFQSIPAGPAIILVAMFIFILSIFCGSKKGMLRQ, from the coding sequence ATGTCCATTCATATTCTCGATGCGTATTGCCAGTTTGGCTTTATGCGACGCTCACTTGTTGCCTGTGTCGTGCTGTCTTTTAGCTTACCACCACTGGGTATATTTTTACTATTACGCCGCATGAGCTTAGTCGGCGATGCGCTGTCGCACGCGGTATTACCGGGCGTGGCCATTGGCTACCTTTTTGCAGGAATGTCACTGTTTTATATGGGTGTCGGCGGTTTTTTTGCCGGGCTATTTGTCGCGCTCACCTCCAGTTGGATCAGTAAGCGCGCCAAACTTAGTGAAGATTCCACCTTTGCCGGACTGTATCTAGGCTCACTTGCTTTAGGGGTGATCTTGGTATCGTATCGCAAGAACAGCATTGATCTATTACATCTATTGTTTGGCTCATTGCTGGCCGTGGATAACGGCGCGTTAGTCTTTATTGGCGTGGTGGTGAGCATCACCCTATTAACACTGGCTATTTGCTATAGAGCGATTGTTTATGAGTCATTTAACTCAAGCTTTTTCTCTATTTATTCAAGTCGATATTCCATCTATATCCATGCCTTATTTATGGGGCTGGTGGTATTAAATCTTATCGCAGGTTTTCAGGTGCTCGGCACGTTAATGTCGGTGGGCTTAATGATGTTGCCAGCCATTTCAGCGCGATGCTGGACCGACCGATTACCGCATATGCTGATGATTTCGATTGTGTTTGGCATGGTCAGCTCACTACTTGGTTTGAGCTGGTCTTGGTTCCAATCCATACCGGCAGGACCTGCCATTATTTTGGTCGCTATGTTTATTTTTATTCTGTCTATTTTCTGTGGAAGCAAGAAAGGAATGCTTCGACAGTAA
- a CDS encoding metal ABC transporter ATP-binding protein translates to MGDLSSMIHFNDLVIGYQNKAVCHSISGQVKLGSLSAIVGPNGVGKSTLLKTLCGLIPAISGTTSLENVDKKGIAWLPQKSNIDQDFPINVFEVVSMGCWPRKSIFRRLSKKDMQNVDWALEQVGITELKKTSINCLSGGQFQRMLFARLLVQDAPIMLMDEPFAGIDEDTQMLILNLILELHRKGKTIVAVLHDISMVESYFTDIIRLSNGQAIFEQNNVNQVTD, encoded by the coding sequence ATGGGCGATCTCTCTAGCATGATTCACTTTAATGATTTAGTCATTGGCTATCAGAACAAAGCAGTGTGTCACTCCATATCCGGTCAGGTAAAGCTAGGTTCTTTATCTGCCATTGTAGGGCCGAATGGGGTAGGCAAATCAACGTTATTGAAAACACTCTGTGGGTTAATTCCTGCTATTTCAGGCACCACAAGCCTAGAAAATGTAGACAAAAAAGGCATTGCTTGGTTGCCACAAAAATCAAATATTGATCAGGATTTTCCAATCAATGTGTTTGAAGTGGTTTCTATGGGGTGCTGGCCGAGAAAAAGCATTTTTAGACGTTTGTCGAAAAAAGACATGCAAAACGTGGATTGGGCTCTAGAACAAGTCGGGATTACCGAGCTTAAAAAGACCAGCATCAATTGTTTATCCGGAGGGCAATTTCAGCGCATGTTATTTGCCCGCTTATTGGTACAAGATGCGCCAATAATGCTAATGGATGAGCCTTTTGCCGGTATTGATGAAGATACCCAAATGTTGATTTTAAATCTCATTTTAGAGCTTCACCGCAAGGGTAAAACCATTGTGGCGGTGTTGCACGATATCTCAATGGTTGAAAGCTACTTTACTGACATTATCCGGTTGAGTAATGGACAGGCGATTTTTGAACAAAATAACGTAAATCAGGTAACAGACTAA